The stretch of DNA GAATTTATTTCAGCATGTATTGCTGATAGTTATAAAGGGGAAAAGATGCCAAATTTCGGTGCTCATATGTCTATTACTGGTGGGTTGGAAAAAGCTGTTGAACGTATAATGCAGGTTAACGGAACCGCCTTACAGATTTTTTCAAAAAACCAGCGACAGTGGAAATCTAAGCCGCTGGAACAAAAACAGATAGATGCTTTTCTCGAAGCCTGCGCAGTTTGGGGCGATCATCCTATTGCTGTGCATGATTCGTATTTAATTAATTTGGGCTCCCCTAAGGAAGATGGAGTCGAGAAATCTGTTGCGGCGTTTGCTCATGAGCTTGAGCGTGCTGAGCAGTTGAATATTCCGTATGTAGTGATGCACCCCGGTGCTCATTTGGGAAGTAATGTTGATGAAGCGTTGGAACGTGTTGCGAAAAATCTGGATAGAGCGTTGCTTGAGTCACGCACTGAGCGTGTAATGGTTCTGCTCGAAAATACGGCAGGGCAAGGCACAACGCTTGGCCGCTCTTTTGCTGAGCTGGCTGCTATTATACAGTATTCAGATAATGCAGACAGGATTGGTGTGTGCATTGATACTTGTCATGCGTATGCTGCTGGATACGACATCGCAACTGAAGAAGGGTACAAGGCAACCTTTGATGAATTTGAAACAACTGTCGGCATGGATCGTTTGAAGTTTATGCATGTGAATGATTCCAAAGGCGGTTTAGGAAGTCATCTTGATAGGCATGATCATATTGGACAGGGCTTACTGGGAGAAGAGACTTTTGCACGCTTGGTAAATGATCCAAGGTTTATTGATTTGCCTATGGTGCTTGAAACTCCGAAAGGAGAAGATCTTT from Halodesulfovibrio sp. MK-HDV encodes:
- a CDS encoding deoxyribonuclease IV produces the protein MPNFGAHMSITGGLEKAVERIMQVNGTALQIFSKNQRQWKSKPLEQKQIDAFLEACAVWGDHPIAVHDSYLINLGSPKEDGVEKSVAAFAHELERAEQLNIPYVVMHPGAHLGSNVDEALERVAKNLDRALLESRTERVMVLLENTAGQGTTLGRSFAELAAIIQYSDNADRIGVCIDTCHAYAAGYDIATEEGYKATFDEFETTVGMDRLKFMHVNDSKGGLGSHLDRHDHIGQGLLGEETFARLVNDPRFIDLPMVLETPKGEDLSEDIKNLEVLHRLIIA